The sequence ACCAGCACCTGGCCCGCCGCCTGCAGCATCGAGCCGGTGTCGACGATCGCTACGAAGCTGCGCAGCACATTGGTCGGAAGATTGACGGGCACGCCGCACTCCTATTCCAATAATAGGAATTGACGAGCAGCGAAAACTTGGTCGCTTGTAACCTGACGTTTGCAGCCGGGGTCGTGCGGGTGCGGCCTATTCGTGGGCGCCTGCCCAGCCGGGCAGGTAGCTGGCGTCGCCGCCGTGCGACAGTTTCAGCGCACGTTCGACGGCGTCGTCGAACGCCTCGCACACCAGGTCGAGGTCGATCTTGCGGCGCAGATAGTCGGCCCACAGGAATTCGGAATAGGGCGTGTCGTCCTTGGCGCAGCCGCCGGCCCGCCGCAATTCGCCGGCCAGCGACCGATAAGGGTCGTCGTGGAGGCGATCGATCCGCTTGGGGATGCGCGAAACCAGCTGGCGGCGCCCCTTGTGATCGAACGGATGCAGCCAGTTGCGATTGTCCATGAACGTCCGGAACTGACGCCCCCCCAGCGACGAAAGATTGGCGACGACGCGGACGAGGATCTGCTCGACGCCTTCGTCATGGAGGGCGCGGCAGAGATGGTGGTTGTCGATGATCCAGTAACGACCCTTGGGCCCGATCACGGCCGGGATCATGTGCCGACCGAGATAATCGGGCCCGTCCTTGGCCGCACGATCGCGCCACTCGTGGCGCTTACGCGCGACCTCGCGGTAGCCCACGGTCATCTGCGTCGGCCGCAACCCGTCGATCGCGACGGGATGAAGCAGCGGTTCACGATCCAGCATGTGACGTTCCTATCGCGCTCGGCCGGGCGTCCTCGCCCGATCCGCCTTCGGCCTGCTCCCGCATCGATCGACCGGACAGGAGCGTCTCGAACGCGAACGCCGCCAACGCCAAAACCGAGAAGAGGAGGGCGCCCCCGAACAGCGCGAACAGCAGCAAGCCGCCGCTCGCATCCCTGAGCGCGCCGAAGAACAAGGTGAGAGCCGCGCAGCAGGTGAGCCCGCCGGCCGTGGTGACCAGGATCACCGCGACGTCGAGCGCGCGCGATCGCATCTTCAGAACGTGCAATTGCCTGGGATGCGCCTCTGCATCCTCGGCCAATCTGTCCACCCGGTCGGCGACGC is a genomic window of Sphingomonas nostoxanthinifaciens containing:
- a CDS encoding DUF2721 domain-containing protein — its product is MIDSSLNNAAHVVQLALTPIFLLTGLASLLNVFTTRLGRVADRVDRLAEDAEAHPRQLHVLKMRSRALDVAVILVTTAGGLTCCAALTLFFGALRDASGGLLLFALFGGALLFSVLALAAFAFETLLSGRSMREQAEGGSGEDARPSAIGTSHAGS
- a CDS encoding ParB-like protein → MLDREPLLHPVAIDGLRPTQMTVGYREVARKRHEWRDRAAKDGPDYLGRHMIPAVIGPKGRYWIIDNHHLCRALHDEGVEQILVRVVANLSSLGGRQFRTFMDNRNWLHPFDHKGRRQLVSRIPKRIDRLHDDPYRSLAGELRRAGGCAKDDTPYSEFLWADYLRRKIDLDLVCEAFDDAVERALKLSHGGDASYLPGWAGAHE